A genomic window from Arthrobacter globiformis includes:
- a CDS encoding ABC transporter ATP-binding protein, with amino-acid sequence MENLPDPLAVAGLTKDYGTRRGVQDLDFTVRAGEVTGLLGPNGSGKSTTIHCISGFIRPTSGAVSICGLPHDTVEAKDRFGFFPDDLPVPEALTARELLGFHRRLRPLFHDGTASGLADLLGLEPHLDKYVGDYSHGMKRKLQLVLALSHRPDLLILDEPMRGLDPEAGLLMNSLLRTFTREGGAILIATHDLLAAERFCDSVVILADGRKVAAGRPAELIRESGSASLEELFVHATGLHQAMAGKEEELQRLLSY; translated from the coding sequence ATGGAAAACTTGCCTGACCCGCTGGCCGTCGCCGGACTCACCAAGGACTATGGAACCCGGCGTGGCGTTCAGGATCTCGACTTCACCGTGCGTGCAGGGGAAGTGACCGGGCTGCTTGGCCCCAACGGGTCAGGCAAGTCCACCACGATCCACTGCATTTCCGGCTTCATTCGCCCGACGTCCGGCGCAGTGAGCATCTGCGGCCTTCCGCACGACACCGTGGAGGCCAAGGACCGCTTTGGATTTTTCCCGGACGACCTGCCGGTCCCCGAAGCCCTGACGGCCCGCGAGCTCCTCGGTTTTCACCGGCGGCTGCGCCCGCTGTTCCATGACGGGACGGCGTCCGGCCTGGCCGACCTCCTGGGGCTCGAGCCACACCTGGACAAATATGTGGGTGACTACTCCCATGGCATGAAGCGCAAGCTTCAGCTGGTGCTGGCGCTGTCCCACCGGCCGGACCTGCTGATTTTGGACGAGCCCATGCGCGGGCTCGATCCGGAGGCGGGACTGCTGATGAACTCGCTCCTGCGGACCTTCACACGGGAAGGCGGCGCCATCCTGATCGCAACGCACGATCTCCTTGCGGCCGAACGTTTTTGCGATTCCGTGGTGATTCTCGCCGATGGCCGGAAAGTAGCCGCAGGCCGTCCCGCGGAACTTATTCGGGAAAGCGGGTCAGCGTCATTGGAGGAATTGTTTGTCCACGCGACGGGGCTGCACCAGGCCATGGCTGGTAAAGAAGAAGAATTGCAGCGCCTGCTGTCCTACTGA
- a CDS encoding VOC family protein has translation MNAVIDHLVIAADSLEQGSAWCVATFGVQPSGGGRHPLMGTHNRVIAVSSESFPDCYLEVIAIDPDAPAPGRPRWFGLDRPEVREAVRESPRLVHAVARTRKIEMLRLDLANFALNLGELLAAQRDTPQGLLEWRITVRDDGCTECAGALPSLIEWEGQHPCAYMPQTDVALQGLVLRGVPTQAVDLLNLPAVDTSPIDAVQNAPLTATLESPRGRVVLDAWHFGG, from the coding sequence GTGAACGCCGTCATCGATCACCTGGTCATCGCCGCCGATTCGCTGGAACAGGGCTCGGCCTGGTGCGTGGCGACGTTCGGCGTTCAGCCCTCCGGTGGTGGCAGGCACCCGTTGATGGGTACTCACAACCGAGTAATTGCCGTCAGCAGCGAGAGCTTCCCCGACTGCTACCTCGAGGTCATCGCGATCGATCCTGACGCGCCGGCGCCAGGGAGGCCGCGCTGGTTCGGGCTCGACCGCCCCGAGGTGCGCGAGGCTGTCCGCGAATCACCTCGGCTGGTGCACGCAGTGGCGCGCACGCGCAAGATCGAGATGCTGCGTCTGGACCTTGCCAACTTCGCCCTCAACCTTGGCGAGTTGCTGGCAGCGCAGCGGGATACGCCTCAGGGACTGCTGGAATGGCGAATCACAGTCCGCGACGACGGCTGCACAGAATGCGCAGGCGCGCTGCCCAGCTTGATCGAATGGGAAGGGCAACATCCGTGTGCCTACATGCCGCAAACCGATGTGGCGCTGCAGGGCCTGGTGCTGCGCGGCGTTCCGACCCAGGCGGTCGACTTGCTGAATCTTCCGGCCGTTGACACGAGCCCGATCGACGCTGTGCAGAACGCACCGCTCACCGCGACGCTGGAATCGCCGCGTGGCCGTGTTGTGCTCGATGCGTGGCACTTCGGAGGCTGA
- a CDS encoding AMIN-like domain-containing (lipo)protein — protein sequence MKKLSAWLTAIIMALGLGLLVPGPASATTSYCGLVWSSLGKSNQTMSAASVINVRSGQHHCFDRLVIDIKGKAAGYNVRYVSKFVQDGSGLPIKLRGGAFLQVTAHSPSYDNATGKATFVPANRSEVTNVSKYKTFRQVAWAGSFEGHTTLGLGVRARLPFKVYTLAGPGNGSKLVIDVAHQW from the coding sequence ATGAAAAAACTAAGCGCCTGGCTGACTGCCATCATCATGGCTCTCGGGCTGGGCCTGCTGGTTCCGGGGCCCGCCTCCGCAACCACATCCTACTGCGGCTTGGTCTGGAGCTCGCTGGGCAAGTCCAACCAGACCATGAGCGCCGCATCAGTCATCAATGTTCGCTCCGGACAGCACCACTGCTTCGACCGCCTGGTGATCGACATCAAAGGAAAGGCAGCCGGCTACAACGTCCGCTACGTCTCAAAGTTCGTTCAGGACGGGTCCGGACTGCCCATCAAGCTGAGGGGCGGGGCATTCCTGCAGGTCACGGCCCACTCGCCCAGCTATGACAACGCCACAGGCAAGGCCACCTTCGTCCCAGCAAACCGCTCCGAGGTGACCAACGTTTCCAAGTACAAGACGTTCAGGCAGGTCGCCTGGGCGGGCAGCTTCGAGGGCCACACCACCCTGGGCCTCGGCGTCCGCGCCCGGCTACCCTTCAAGGTCTACACCCTTGCCGGCCCCGGCAACGGATCAAAGCTCGTGATCGACGTAGCCCACCAGTGGTGA
- a CDS encoding pyridoxamine 5'-phosphate oxidase family protein: MEPAGRVRTGTTCRQCGRYTRDFSINYLAHDGVVLFCTAEGSKLVNLTINRHVVLETDGFTDDFAWSVIVHGTAEVLQEGVETEAAAKLPLKSWIPTVKYVFVTITPEKITGRRFARGPAPERW; this comes from the coding sequence GTGGAACCTGCTGGCCGCGTCCGAACTGGGACGACTTGCCGTCAGTGTGGGAGATATACCCGAGATTTTTCCATCAATTACCTCGCACACGACGGCGTTGTCCTTTTCTGCACGGCCGAGGGCAGCAAACTGGTAAACCTGACAATCAATCGTCACGTGGTCTTGGAAACTGACGGCTTCACGGACGACTTCGCATGGAGCGTTATCGTTCATGGCACGGCAGAAGTTCTGCAGGAAGGGGTTGAAACCGAGGCGGCAGCGAAACTTCCGCTGAAGTCATGGATTCCTACGGTGAAATACGTTTTCGTGACCATCACCCCTGAGAAGATCACCGGGCGCCGCTTCGCCCGGGGACCTGCCCCTGAACGCTGGTAA
- a CDS encoding DUF1206 domain-containing protein, producing the protein MKRELKDAANAVEDASNSKALVIAARAGFAVSGLLHLLIGFVAIRLALGTAGTAGPADQAGAVAQLASQPQGLLLLWAGFAACVALALWQTSNAVFDYGQLEARKKVGKKLSAAGKAVVFAVIALTFAASASGNSKNSGETTSDFTVSIIKAPGGAVLLIAIGAAIAIAGLVFVVLGVKGSFKKELRLPSSGTARSVVTGLGVVGYVAEGVALFLVGLLFIISTVNANPGESTGLDGGLRALREQPYGVYMLAAVGAGLICYGLYLMVKAKFARM; encoded by the coding sequence ATGAAGAGAGAGCTGAAGGACGCCGCTAACGCGGTCGAGGATGCATCCAACTCGAAGGCTCTCGTGATTGCCGCGAGGGCAGGTTTTGCCGTCAGCGGCCTGTTGCACCTGCTGATCGGGTTCGTTGCCATCCGGTTGGCTTTAGGCACGGCGGGAACGGCGGGACCGGCGGACCAGGCCGGTGCAGTCGCCCAACTCGCCTCCCAGCCGCAGGGTCTGCTGCTGCTGTGGGCGGGATTCGCCGCCTGCGTTGCTCTGGCTCTCTGGCAAACCAGTAACGCCGTGTTCGATTACGGTCAGCTGGAGGCCAGGAAGAAGGTCGGAAAGAAGCTTTCCGCGGCGGGCAAAGCGGTGGTGTTCGCAGTCATTGCCCTGACGTTCGCTGCCTCCGCCAGCGGAAACAGCAAGAACAGCGGAGAGACCACCAGCGATTTCACGGTCTCCATCATCAAAGCGCCCGGGGGTGCGGTCCTGCTGATCGCCATCGGGGCCGCGATCGCGATCGCAGGCCTTGTCTTCGTGGTCCTCGGAGTCAAGGGATCCTTCAAGAAGGAACTGCGGTTACCATCCTCGGGCACCGCCCGGTCCGTCGTGACGGGGCTGGGGGTGGTCGGCTATGTAGCCGAGGGCGTCGCACTGTTTCTGGTGGGATTGCTGTTCATCATTTCCACCGTTAACGCCAACCCTGGGGAGTCCACCGGTTTAGATGGCGGGCTGAGAGCTCTGCGCGAGCAGCCGTACGGGGTATACATGCTGGCCGCCGTGGGCGCCGGTCTGATCTGTTACGGGCTCTACCTGATGGTGAAGGCCAAATTCGCGCGGATGTAA
- a CDS encoding ScbR family autoregulator-binding transcription factor, which produces MVLQDRAKATREAIVIGAAAVFQEHGYGGASLTQVSQAARVTKGSLYFHFQSKEDLARAVIEEQHRIVVAESASLLAEDRPALKTMILMCRVFGLKLVHEPVVRAGIRLTLEATAFGQPVQGPYKDWIAVMEQLTDRAKREKQVRSSVGSEAFARYLVASFTGVQMVSGVLTGRADVMQRIEEMWALLLPGIMHEDFHEDPQALSGLVAVESPGPG; this is translated from the coding sequence ATGGTCCTTCAGGATCGTGCGAAGGCCACCCGTGAGGCGATAGTTATCGGGGCGGCAGCGGTTTTTCAGGAGCACGGCTACGGCGGTGCCAGTCTGACCCAGGTTTCCCAGGCGGCCAGGGTGACTAAAGGGTCGCTCTACTTTCACTTCCAGTCCAAGGAGGATCTGGCCAGGGCGGTCATCGAGGAGCAGCACCGGATCGTCGTGGCGGAGAGCGCATCTCTCCTCGCCGAGGACCGACCGGCCCTGAAAACAATGATCCTCATGTGCCGCGTGTTCGGGCTCAAGCTAGTGCATGAGCCTGTTGTTAGGGCCGGCATCCGTCTCACGCTGGAGGCAACCGCATTTGGCCAGCCGGTGCAAGGACCCTACAAGGACTGGATCGCCGTCATGGAGCAGCTCACTGACCGGGCCAAGAGAGAAAAGCAGGTACGATCCTCCGTCGGATCCGAGGCATTTGCCAGATACCTTGTTGCCTCGTTTACCGGGGTTCAGATGGTCTCCGGCGTCCTGACCGGTCGCGCTGATGTCATGCAACGGATCGAGGAGATGTGGGCTCTCTTGCTGCCCGGGATCATGCATGAAGATTTTCACGAGGACCCGCAGGCCCTCTCCGGTCTGGTGGCCGTTGAAAGCCCTGGACCAGGGTAG
- a CDS encoding serine hydrolase, whose amino-acid sequence MSPRPTTQPTTWLVRALIASIAALLLPLSLSSFAVADDEQSSPKSWTAAAGSEAPDQTIQGKPFSPPVATVTAPLPKPSADPPSLTAVPSPTSSATPAVRARTKATAKTPAAPAATPAEPLVQAAPPYGALRKQLNAIISTYPQYQLGVAVIDMSDGVIHTYGVQGKFVAASTGKILAAAAYYHYAERGLLSLTTPMGGHTAAYHIHQMIQQSNNQSWALILRAIGNQRIHDYATALGISYYRTLNELSPAETATLLYLLYTGRLITTAHANQLLSYMQHTNYETLIPAAVPSTITLFHKYGLLNGYLHDASILVQGGRGYAFVVYTLGRSTADIPARTGVIHELTHAVVEKLF is encoded by the coding sequence ATGTCTCCCCGACCGACTACCCAGCCGACAACATGGCTGGTGCGCGCCCTCATCGCATCCATAGCGGCGCTGCTCCTGCCACTGTCCCTGAGCAGCTTCGCCGTGGCCGACGATGAGCAATCATCCCCCAAGAGCTGGACCGCCGCAGCCGGTTCGGAGGCACCCGACCAGACCATCCAGGGCAAGCCCTTCAGCCCGCCTGTCGCAACAGTCACCGCCCCCTTACCTAAGCCATCAGCTGACCCACCATCGTTAACCGCGGTCCCATCGCCGACGTCGTCAGCAACGCCCGCGGTGCGCGCTCGGACCAAAGCCACTGCTAAGACGCCGGCGGCTCCGGCGGCCACTCCCGCTGAACCACTCGTTCAGGCCGCACCACCCTACGGTGCTCTCCGGAAACAGCTCAACGCCATCATCAGCACCTACCCCCAGTACCAGCTCGGCGTCGCCGTGATCGACATGTCGGACGGCGTCATCCACACCTACGGCGTCCAGGGAAAGTTCGTAGCTGCCAGCACAGGGAAGATCCTGGCCGCGGCCGCGTACTACCACTACGCCGAACGGGGCCTCCTGTCCCTAACAACACCGATGGGCGGCCATACCGCGGCCTACCACATCCACCAAATGATCCAGCAGAGCAACAACCAATCCTGGGCACTGATTCTTCGCGCCATCGGCAACCAACGGATCCACGATTACGCCACCGCCCTCGGGATTTCCTACTACCGAACCCTGAACGAGCTGTCCCCCGCGGAGACGGCTACACTGCTCTACCTGCTGTACACGGGGCGACTGATCACCACGGCCCACGCGAACCAGCTGCTCTCCTACATGCAACACACGAACTACGAAACCCTCATTCCCGCCGCCGTTCCATCCACCATCACACTGTTCCACAAGTACGGGCTGCTGAACGGGTACCTGCACGACGCCAGCATCCTGGTTCAGGGCGGCCGCGGGTACGCCTTCGTGGTGTACACCCTGGGCAGGAGCACGGCGGACATCCCCGCGCGAACCGGGGTCATCCACGAACTCACCCACGCGGTTGTGGAGAAGCTGTTCTAA
- a CDS encoding substrate-binding domain-containing protein, with amino-acid sequence MALSSEATCLIGDLANPFYFKLAAGIERELATHGMTLILGITEDSPDSEVDVVNAMLEQQVRAVLIAPVAADQSYLERERPFGPPMVFVDRPPVNLIADTVLIRNREGMAEAVRSLIALGHRRIAFVANRSYLFTIQERLAGYRQAMLEAGITDSYRWERLTDITESSLDEAMADLLNQTDGPTAIVAGNNRASLAFVKATYRSPSEVAFIGFDDFELADTFGVSVVGFDVTEMGRQAARLAVSRISAMGGGTPAHVEIETRIIQRGSGELRPVSAMTQP; translated from the coding sequence GTGGCTCTGTCTTCTGAGGCGACTTGCCTAATTGGTGACCTGGCGAACCCGTTCTACTTCAAGCTCGCTGCTGGGATCGAACGTGAACTTGCCACCCACGGAATGACCCTGATACTCGGGATCACCGAGGACAGCCCTGACTCGGAAGTGGATGTTGTGAACGCCATGCTCGAGCAACAGGTGCGGGCCGTTCTCATAGCGCCCGTCGCGGCGGACCAGTCGTACCTGGAGCGGGAGCGGCCATTCGGGCCCCCCATGGTGTTCGTCGACCGTCCCCCCGTGAACCTCATCGCCGACACCGTTCTCATTCGCAACAGGGAGGGGATGGCAGAGGCCGTGCGTTCCCTCATTGCACTCGGACACCGAAGGATCGCATTTGTCGCAAACCGCAGCTATCTATTCACCATTCAGGAGAGATTGGCTGGTTACCGCCAGGCCATGTTGGAGGCCGGAATCACTGACAGCTACCGCTGGGAACGCCTCACGGACATCACAGAGTCCTCACTCGATGAGGCGATGGCGGACCTGCTCAACCAGACTGACGGGCCCACTGCCATCGTGGCGGGCAACAACAGGGCCTCTCTGGCCTTCGTGAAAGCCACGTACCGATCACCGAGTGAAGTGGCATTTATCGGCTTCGACGATTTTGAGCTGGCAGACACCTTTGGCGTGTCGGTCGTTGGCTTCGACGTCACCGAGATGGGCCGTCAGGCCGCCAGACTTGCGGTATCCCGGATCTCCGCGATGGGGGGCGGCACTCCCGCCCATGTCGAAATCGAAACGCGCATCATCCAGAGAGGATCGGGAGAGCTCCGTCCCGTGTCGGCGATGACTCAGCCGTAA
- a CDS encoding DUF2510 domain-containing protein has translation MSVPAGWYNDPQDPALVRYWDGIQWTAHIQPIQPQPVPPQPPQPPHAQVSAQPQQQFQQTQNVERDRGGAVRKVGFSVRRRRPRRLWPMWSGCRGSWTNMDCTSSTRSRPAGTSCVRAVPL, from the coding sequence GTGAGCGTCCCCGCTGGCTGGTACAACGACCCGCAAGACCCTGCCCTTGTCCGCTACTGGGACGGCATTCAGTGGACGGCTCACATCCAGCCGATACAGCCTCAGCCGGTGCCGCCGCAGCCGCCCCAGCCGCCGCACGCCCAGGTGTCAGCCCAGCCACAGCAACAGTTCCAGCAGACGCAGAACGTGGAGAGGGACCGCGGTGGGGCAGTCCGCAAGGTGGGGTTTTCGGTGCGAAGAAGACGGCCGAGACGGCTCTGGCCGATGTGGAGCGGCTGCAGAGGATCCTGGACGAACATGGACTGCACGAGTTCGACCAGATCGAGGCCAGCCGGGACGAGCTGCGTCCGTGCCGTTCCGCTTTGA
- a CDS encoding GIY-YIG nuclease family protein, giving the protein MPFRFDVHALFYSDDAVATEAMLHRTFAEQRVNKVNLRREFFRVTPHEVLEVLKEHHVELVEFTELPAAEEFRLSSPEAEALPV; this is encoded by the coding sequence GTGCCGTTCCGCTTTGACGTCCACGCGCTCTTCTACTCGGATGACGCCGTCGCCACCGAAGCCATGCTGCACAGGACGTTCGCTGAGCAGCGCGTCAACAAAGTCAACCTCCGCCGCGAATTCTTCCGCGTCACCCCGCACGAAGTCCTGGAAGTACTCAAGGAACACCACGTCGAACTCGTCGAGTTCACTGAACTGCCTGCAGCCGAGGAATTCCGCCTCAGCTCACCTGAGGCCGAAGCTTTGCCCGTATGA
- a CDS encoding GNAT family N-acetyltransferase yields MAPSFRIEPLVLPSSTDSPEAKDFLEFSELSDALILETWGNLDLAAPGKARLESWRDDDYKQLQFYFVRVDGRMVARSSIGLPQAENLQAALVRVDVLNEFTGSKIGQMLLLHAEEIAAGHGRTTLQSYTEHAASFDPHEPDSLKPATGMGGVPADSRGVKFALAAGYTLEQVTQFSALDLPVPDGTLDDLEQTAGQIAGNRYDLLTWTDRCPDEYIDQMAVLMSRMSTDTPAGDLHFDPQVWDAKRVRHVEDEWKQSGMESLVSVARHKPSGELAAYSVLQHSRSKPWLAVQDDTLVARAHRGNRLGMLVKILNLRRLEAEHPSVERILTFNAAENEHMLAINVALGFRPAGYSGEWQRHE; encoded by the coding sequence ATGGCGCCGTCTTTCCGCATAGAACCCCTGGTCCTGCCGTCCTCGACCGACTCGCCGGAGGCCAAAGATTTCCTGGAGTTCAGCGAACTCAGCGACGCCCTGATACTGGAAACGTGGGGGAATCTTGACCTTGCCGCTCCCGGGAAAGCACGCCTTGAATCATGGCGGGACGACGACTACAAACAGCTGCAGTTCTACTTCGTCCGCGTCGATGGGCGCATGGTGGCCAGGTCGAGTATCGGTCTGCCGCAGGCGGAGAACCTCCAGGCTGCGCTGGTCCGGGTTGACGTATTGAATGAGTTCACGGGTAGCAAAATCGGGCAGATGCTGCTGCTTCATGCCGAGGAAATCGCGGCTGGCCACGGCCGCACAACACTGCAGAGTTACACCGAACATGCCGCCAGCTTTGATCCCCACGAACCTGACAGCCTGAAGCCGGCAACAGGCATGGGTGGAGTGCCAGCCGATTCCCGTGGGGTGAAGTTCGCACTGGCCGCCGGCTACACGCTGGAACAGGTCACCCAGTTCAGCGCCCTGGATCTTCCCGTACCGGATGGAACGCTGGACGACTTGGAGCAGACGGCAGGCCAGATCGCCGGGAACCGCTATGACCTCCTCACCTGGACGGACCGCTGCCCCGACGAATACATCGATCAGATGGCCGTTCTCATGTCCCGGATGAGCACCGACACCCCGGCAGGGGATCTCCACTTCGACCCGCAGGTTTGGGACGCCAAGCGCGTCCGGCACGTCGAGGACGAGTGGAAGCAGTCCGGCATGGAGTCGCTGGTCTCCGTGGCACGGCACAAGCCGAGTGGTGAACTGGCCGCCTACTCGGTCCTGCAGCACTCCCGGTCAAAGCCCTGGTTAGCGGTGCAGGACGACACGCTGGTTGCCAGGGCCCATCGCGGCAACCGGCTCGGCATGCTGGTCAAGATACTGAATCTGCGACGGTTGGAAGCAGAACATCCGTCTGTTGAACGGATCCTGACGTTCAACGCGGCGGAGAACGAACATATGCTGGCTATCAACGTGGCGCTGGGGTTCCGGCCCGCCGGGTACAGCGGCGAGTGGCAGCGCCACGAGTAA
- a CDS encoding response regulator transcription factor: MTLRVAIADDSALLRRSIASLLDAEGLDVVGEAADASQVLEIVEYERPDVAIIDIRMPPTYTVEGVRAAAELRETHPQMGVLLLSQYIEVEHVTALLSRSAKGFGYLLKERVSDIDEFIDALRRVAAGGSAIDPGLVSLLVSPPHRRPPLLDSLTDREKEILELMASGKSNRAIAATVFMSARTVEAHVHEIFHKLQLEPAPENHRRVLAVLAHLQVGDPPTGD; the protein is encoded by the coding sequence ATGACACTTCGTGTGGCGATTGCGGATGACTCGGCCCTGTTGCGAAGAAGCATAGCCTCACTTCTTGACGCCGAAGGACTGGACGTCGTGGGGGAAGCGGCCGATGCCTCCCAGGTGCTCGAAATTGTTGAGTACGAGCGGCCGGATGTCGCAATTATCGACATCAGAATGCCGCCCACCTACACGGTTGAAGGGGTCAGGGCCGCCGCCGAATTGCGGGAAACTCATCCACAGATGGGTGTCCTCCTGCTTTCTCAGTACATTGAGGTCGAACACGTAACTGCGCTCCTGAGCCGCAGCGCGAAAGGTTTCGGCTACCTCCTCAAGGAACGGGTATCGGACATCGATGAGTTCATCGATGCACTCCGCCGGGTCGCAGCCGGAGGCTCCGCCATTGATCCTGGTTTGGTCTCCCTCCTGGTCTCCCCGCCTCATCGCAGGCCCCCTCTGCTGGACAGTCTCACCGACCGCGAGAAAGAGATCCTCGAACTCATGGCCTCAGGCAAGTCCAACCGGGCCATTGCAGCAACCGTCTTCATGAGCGCACGCACGGTCGAGGCTCATGTCCACGAAATTTTTCACAAATTACAACTGGAGCCGGCACCAGAAAACCACCGGCGGGTACTGGCAGTTCTTGCACACCTGCAGGTAGGCGATCCCCCGACGGGCGACTGA
- a CDS encoding DUF4189 domain-containing protein, with the protein MFRNNRPLTVAALVLACLFTTTGLTAAASPMATPSQPVTQPNVAAADRYISFAFHPGDYAGWVYWASSAKTAKHAALDNCNRAKSHGKYDCVSAGYARNAYLAVAVSGQHRAWGSAWSTDYTLAGKSALKTCKFYGGGDGCRVIFNRHSRER; encoded by the coding sequence ATGTTCAGGAACAATCGTCCACTCACCGTCGCAGCCCTTGTACTGGCATGTCTCTTCACCACCACCGGCCTAACCGCCGCCGCTTCGCCCATGGCAACCCCAAGTCAGCCTGTCACACAGCCCAACGTTGCCGCGGCAGACCGCTACATCTCCTTCGCCTTCCATCCCGGCGATTATGCTGGCTGGGTGTATTGGGCGTCGTCGGCGAAAACAGCAAAACACGCCGCACTGGACAACTGCAATCGTGCTAAGTCCCACGGCAAGTATGACTGCGTTTCCGCCGGCTACGCCCGCAACGCGTACCTTGCCGTCGCGGTCTCCGGACAGCACCGGGCCTGGGGTTCGGCCTGGTCCACCGACTACACCCTCGCCGGAAAATCGGCACTCAAAACCTGCAAGTTCTACGGAGGCGGAGACGGCTGCCGCGTCATCTTCAACCGGCATTCCAGGGAAAGATAG
- a CDS encoding LamG-like jellyroll fold domain-containing protein produces the protein MLDDKPAAYWTMGSPRSATEKDRTGHGHTGTYFGRPAATKLPNGETAADFDGKTEYMQVQDAAALSTATRGVLTLEAWMRPDALNFPVEGDTMRYMHWMGKGGARNQEYVARFYSNTDPDRPNRISGYQYNLDGGKGAGSYFEGGIRAKTWIHYVLVINANARTDSYPHGYIRIYRNGVREKTTDLSYRGTVIIPKRGKAPFRVGTRDLDTFFEGAIGKVAIYGKELPATRIKAHYAVMTRR, from the coding sequence GTGCTGGACGATAAGCCGGCCGCCTACTGGACCATGGGCAGCCCTCGCAGCGCCACCGAAAAGGACCGCACCGGCCACGGACACACGGGCACTTACTTTGGCCGTCCTGCTGCCACCAAGCTACCTAACGGCGAGACTGCCGCGGATTTCGACGGAAAAACTGAATACATGCAGGTCCAGGACGCCGCAGCGCTAAGCACGGCCACACGCGGCGTGCTCACGCTCGAGGCATGGATGCGCCCCGACGCGCTGAACTTTCCCGTAGAAGGGGACACGATGAGATATATGCACTGGATGGGCAAGGGCGGAGCGCGCAATCAGGAGTATGTGGCACGGTTCTACTCGAATACCGATCCTGACCGACCGAACCGGATTTCTGGCTACCAGTACAACCTCGACGGCGGGAAGGGCGCGGGCTCCTACTTCGAAGGGGGCATCCGCGCCAAGACCTGGATTCACTACGTGCTGGTTATCAATGCCAATGCCAGGACCGACTCATATCCGCACGGCTACATCAGAATTTACCGGAACGGTGTACGGGAGAAAACCACCGATCTGAGCTACCGAGGGACGGTCATCATCCCCAAGCGCGGCAAGGCCCCGTTCCGGGTTGGAACCCGCGACCTGGACACGTTCTTCGAAGGTGCCATTGGCAAGGTGGCGATCTATGGGAAGGAACTGCCGGCCACCCGCATCAAGGCGCACTACGCCGTAATGACCCGGCGGTGA
- a CDS encoding TetR/AcrR family transcriptional regulator, translating into MQPLAKPVDPRPGRHAARRDEIIKAAWAEADNRGLSAISLTDVARRVGLRQPSLYSYFPSKNALIDAMFMEAASALLHAVEEADYPNSPREAARLIARTILDFGVAKPTQSQLIFQRTIPGYKPSRDAYEPALRMQEWYVRKLAEAGVAASTDVDIFTALVAGLASQQLANEPGGDRWASQLDTVLDMFFEHLDGRNTT; encoded by the coding sequence GTGCAGCCGTTGGCTAAGCCGGTAGACCCCAGGCCGGGGCGACACGCGGCCCGGCGTGACGAAATCATCAAGGCGGCGTGGGCCGAGGCCGACAACCGCGGCCTTTCCGCCATATCGCTGACCGACGTTGCCCGCCGGGTGGGCCTTCGTCAGCCCTCCCTCTATTCCTACTTCCCCTCCAAGAACGCACTGATCGACGCCATGTTCATGGAGGCCGCCAGCGCCTTGCTCCACGCGGTGGAAGAGGCCGACTATCCAAACTCGCCCCGGGAGGCGGCGAGGCTGATTGCCCGCACCATACTGGATTTCGGGGTCGCGAAACCCACCCAGAGCCAACTCATCTTTCAGCGCACCATCCCAGGCTATAAACCATCACGTGACGCTTACGAACCCGCGCTGCGGATGCAGGAATGGTACGTCCGGAAACTGGCCGAGGCCGGGGTTGCAGCATCCACGGACGTGGATATTTTCACTGCTCTCGTTGCCGGCCTGGCCAGTCAGCAACTCGCCAATGAGCCAGGCGGCGACCGGTGGGCGTCGCAACTGGACACCGTACTTGACATGTTCTTTGAGCATCTGGACGGGCGGAACACTACCTAG